A single region of the Ziziphus jujuba cultivar Dongzao chromosome 10, ASM3175591v1 genome encodes:
- the LOC107410489 gene encoding receptor-like protein 33, which translates to MKLLCFPIFIFFFSRFQLTCSSSPFYSSHDATLCPGDQKLALLQFKNTFSTSQILYEDCNEEHKVPYPKTDSWKEDVDCCLWDGVTCEDGTGNLIGLDLSCSWLYGSIHSNSSLFNLSHFQRLNLAYNNFRESEISPKFGRFSNLTHLNLSTSSFLGNMPLDLSHLTKLVSLDLSRNYGLGLNTSVYKAFARNLTQLRELSLYFHLDLRENFGLTCSLPKSNRTTSLKYLDLSICQFTGLLPMSMGNLTQITQINIQSNNFSGKIPASILNLAKLEYLILEENDFRGQIPDAFENLSQLIYVSLGRNRLIGQLPSSIFNLTQLSKIDFSFNQLSGPFPEYASGLSKLDLTNNKLQGPIPRFIFQLENLASLMLSSDSLSGVVEIGMFSKLKNMQSLELSGNGLLSLNTSNHFNFTLPSVTYLNLSFYNIQEFPPVLKAFANIERLDLSNNKIHGLVPHWFYEIGKESLEYLILSNNYLTKIHQFPWERIGHLDFHGNLLEGKLPIPPFHATFFCVSRNKLTGEVPSSICHLEQLQVLDLSYNNLSGKIPNCLGDFSYDLSILNLRMNRFEGSIPKSFQTILRSLNLNGNQFEGSLPMSLLNCSMLEVLNVGDNKLHGRFPYWFV; encoded by the exons ATGAAATTGTTATGCTTccccatcttcatcttcttcttctccagaTTTCAACTTACTTGTTCCTCATCTCCTTTCTATTCTTCACATGATGCAACATTGTGCCCTGGTGATCAAAAACTTGCTTTGCTTCAATTCAAGAACACGTTCTCTACTTCTCAAATTTTGTACGAGGACTGCAATGAAGAACACAAAGTGCCATATCCGAAGACGGATTCATGGAAGGAGGATGTGGATTGCTGCTTGTGGGATGGTGTGACATGTGAGGATGGGACAGGAAACCTCATTGGTCTTGACCTCAGCTGCAGTTGGCTTTATGGTTCCATCCATTCCAATAGTAGCCTTTTCAACCTTTCTCACTTTCAAAGGCTCAACCTTGCCTATAATAACTTCCGTGAGTCTGAAATCTCTCCAAAGTTTGGTAGGTTTTCTAATCTCACACACCTTAACCTATCAACTTCATCATTTTTAGGGAACATGCCATTAGATTTGTCTCATCTAACCAAATTGGTTTCACTTGATCTCTCTCGCAATTATGGCCTAGGACTTAACACATCTGTTTACAAAGCTTTTGCTCGGAACCTAACCCAATTGAGAGAACTTTCTCTCTACTTT CATCTAGATTTGAGGGAAAACTTTGGTCTAACATGCTCACTACCGAAATCTAACAGGACTACTTCTCTCAAATACCTGGATCTTAGCATCTGCCAATTCACAGGGTTGCTTCCCATGTCAATGGGGAATCTTACACAGATTACTCAGATTAACATCCAATCCAACAATTTCAGTGGTAAGATTCCAGCCTCCATCTTAAACCTTGCCAAGCTTGAATATTTGATCCTTGAAGAAAATGATTTCCGAGGCCAAATTCCTGATGCATTTGAGAACCTGAGTCAACTGATTTATGTATCACTAGGGAGAAATAGACTCATAGGTCAGCTGCCCTCATCAATATTCAATCTAACTCAACTttccaaaattgatttttcatttaatCAGCTTTCAGGTCCTTTCCCTGAATATGCATCTGGGCTTTCAAAGCTAG ATTTAACTAATAATAAGCTACAGGGACCTATTCCTAGATTCATCTTCCAACTTGAGAACCTGGCTTCTTTGATGCTTTCATCAGATAGTCTAAGTGGAGTTGTGGAGATAGGCATGTTTTCAAAGCTAAAAAATATGCAATCGCTTGAACTCTCTGGTAATGGACTTTTATCTTTGAATACTTCCAACCATTTCAACTTTACACTTCCTAGTGTTACCTATCTGAATTTGTCTTTCTATAACATCCAAGAATTCCCTCCTGTTTTAAAGGCTTTTGCAAACATTGAAAGATTGGATctttccaacaataaaatccaTGGCCTAGTCCCCCACTGGTTTTATGAGATTGGTAAGGAATCATTGGAATATTTGATTCTTTCAAACAACTATTTGACAAAAATTCATCAATTTCCTTGGGAGAGAATAGGGCATCTAGATTTTCATGGCAACTTACTTGAAGGAAAACTTCCTATTCCACCTTTCCATGCAACATTCTTCTGTGTCTCCAGAAACAAGCTTACCGGGGAGGTTCCATCATCGATTTGTCATCTAGAACAACTCCAAGTTCTTGACTTGTCCTACAACAATCTGTCTGGTAAGATTCCAAATTGTCTTGGAGATTTCAGCTATGATCTATCCATATTAAATCTAAGGATGAATAGATTTGAAGGCTCAATACCTAAATCATTTCAAACCATCTTGAGAAGCCTGAACTTGAATGGCAACCAGTTTGAAGGATCGTTGCCAATGTCTTTGCTCAACTGTTCTATGCTGGAAGTCTTAAATGTTGGCGATAACAAGTTACATGGAAGATTTCCTTATTGGTTCGTGTGA